The proteins below come from a single Aegilops tauschii subsp. strangulata cultivar AL8/78 chromosome 6, Aet v6.0, whole genome shotgun sequence genomic window:
- the LOC109740628 gene encoding cationic amino acid transporter 9, chloroplastic produces the protein MTQGPTSLLPVWARTTARRPSSRRQSLHATTAEAMDGEEAHHRPSSSSSSGRPFLSGLCAAALRRKPISARASAAASGEGLVRQLGVLELVLLGIGASIGAGIFVITGTVARDAGPGVTISFALAGAACVLNALCYAELASRFPAVVGGAYLYTYAAFNELTAFLVFTQLMLDYHIGAASIARSLASYFIQFLELIPSVKGNVPSWIGHGEEFFGGVVSVNILAPILLLILTVILCRGVKESSAVNTFMTTLKIIIVIVVVFAGVFEVDVSNWSPFMPNGFKAVVTGSTVVFFAYVGFDAVANSAEEAKNPQRDLPIGILGSLLACVILYVAVCLVITGMLPYTLLGEDAPLAEAFSAKGLKFVTVLISIGAVAGLTTTLLVGLYVQSRLYLGLGRDGLLPSIFSKVHPTLHTPLHSQIWVGCVAAVLAGLFNVHALSHILSVGTLTGYSVVSACVITLRWSDKATNSRSLGKISIWQEGVFCLVIVALCGFIAGISYRFSYSIAFIIIAFLIATVGSFSLLYRQVYVPVDPPRFSCPGVPMVPIVSVFFNMFLFAQLHEEAWYRFVILSLIAVGVYAGYGQYNAVPSTSDHSSVAYHGVPSEAP, from the exons ATGACGCAAGGGCCGACGTCACTCCTCCCTGTCTGGGCGCGGACGACTGCGCGAAGGCCCAGTAGTCGACGCCAGTCGCTCCACGCCACCACCGCAGAGGCCATGGATGGAGAAGAAGCGCACCAcaggccctcctcctcctcctcgtccggccGCCCCTTCCTCTCCGGTCTCTGCGCCGCCGCGCTCCGCCGCAAGCCCATCTCCGCGCGCGCCTCTGCCGCCGCCTCCGGCGAGGGCCTCGTCCGGCAGCTCGGCGTCCTCGAGCTCGTGCTCCTCGGGATCGGCGCGTCCATCGGCGCCGGCATCTTCGTCATCACCGGAACCGTCGCCCGCGACGCCGGCCCAG GTGTTACAATCAGTTTTGCTCTCGCTGGGGCTGCGTGTGTGCTCAATGCATTGTGCTATGCTGAGCTGGCATCTCGTTTTCCTGCCGTGGTCGGCGGAGCATACTTGTACACATATGCAGCGTTTAATGAACTCACGGCCTTCTTGGTTTTCACTCAGTTGATGCTTGATTAccatattggggcagcaagcatTGCTCGTAGCTTAGCAAGCTATTTTATCCAATTCTTGGAGCTGATTCCGTCTGTGAAAGGCAATGTTCCGAGTTGGATTGGGCATGGAGAAGAGTTTTTTGGTGGTGTTGTTTCAGTTAACATATTGGCTCCAATCCTTCTTCTCATCCTGACTGTGATCCTATGCCGCGGTGTCAAAGAATCATCTGCAGTGAATACCTTTATGACTACATTGAAG ATAATCATCGTCATAGTCGTTGTATTTGCTGGTGTGTTTGAGGTGGATGTGTCAAACTGGTCACCATTTATGCCGAATGGTTTCAAAGCTGTTGTAACCGGATCTACAGTAGTCTTCTTTGCATATGTTGGATTTGATGCAGTTGCTAATTCTGCCGAGGAAGCTAAAAACCCACAG CGGGACTTGCCTATTGGCATCCTAGGAAGCCTTCTGGCATGTGTCATCCTATATGTTGCTGTATGCTTGGTGATTACTGGAATGTTGCCATATACATTACTGGGTGAAGATGCGCCCTTGGCTGAGGCTTTTTCTGCAAAGGGGCTGAAATTTGTAACTGTTTTGATCAGCATTGGAGCTGTTGCTGGTCTTACTACAACACTTCTTGTTGGTCTGTATGTTCAG TCACGTTTGTATCTTGGACTTGGAAGGGACGGCCTACTACCTTCAATATTTTCTAAAGTTCATCCAACACTGCATACTCCTCTGCACTCTCAGATCTGGGTTGGTTGTGTTGCGGCAGTCTTAGCTGGCCTCTTTAATGTGCATGCACTCTCTCATATTCTCTCAGTTGGCACACTG ACAGGCTACTCGGTTGTATCAGCTTGTGTGATCACACTTCGATGGAGCGACAAAGCAACTAATTCTCGCTCCCTTGGAAAAATTTCAATCTGGCAGGAGGGTGTTTTTTGTCTTGTCATAGTGGCTCTCTGTGGTTTCATAGCAGGAATATCCTACCGATTTAGCTATTCTATTGCCTTCATCATCATAGCTTTTCTGATAGCTACCGTCGGCAGTTTTTCTCTGCTGTATCGACAG GTGTATGTTCCTGTGGACCCGCCTCGCTTTTCTTGTCCTGGAGTTCCTATGGTTCCGATTGTCTCTGTTTTCTTCAATATGTTTTTGTTTGCTCAG CTACATGAAGAAGCTTGGTATAGATTTGTCATCCTTAGTCTCATCGCGGTGGGAGTATATGCTGGATATGGTCAGTACAACGCTGTTCCATCTACTTCGGACCACTCGTCTGTTGCATACCATGGAGTGCCTTCGGAAGCCCCATGA